The proteins below are encoded in one region of Holophagaceae bacterium:
- a CDS encoding RpiB/LacA/LacB family sugar-phosphate isomerase, whose protein sequence is MKIGFASDHAGFELKERLKAWALANGHEALDYGTDGLASVDYPDFAHRAAEKRHEWERLVLVCGSGIGISIAANRHVGVRCALVTSPEHAALARQHNDANAIAFGQRLTDPLKAEYYLKTFLETSFEGGRHQKRVEKIET, encoded by the coding sequence ATGAAAATCGGATTCGCATCGGACCACGCGGGGTTTGAACTCAAGGAACGGCTCAAGGCCTGGGCGCTGGCCAACGGCCATGAAGCCCTGGACTACGGGACGGATGGCCTCGCGTCCGTGGACTACCCGGACTTCGCGCATCGCGCTGCGGAAAAACGTCATGAGTGGGAACGCCTCGTGTTGGTCTGCGGTTCCGGGATCGGCATCAGCATCGCGGCCAATCGCCACGTGGGTGTCCGCTGCGCGCTGGTGACTTCCCCCGAGCACGCCGCGCTGGCCAGGCAGCACAATGACGCGAACGCCATCGCTTTTGGCCAGCGGCTAACGGATCCGCTGAAGGCAGAATATTACCTTAAAACCTTTTTGGAAACTTCTTTTGAAGGGGGAAGGCATCAAAAACGGGTGGAGAAGATCGAAACATAG